One Rouxiella sp. S1S-2 genomic window, AGAGGCAACTGCTCAAGCTCACGCTGTTGATTGTAGCTCATTTTACCGGCTGCACGCTTGGCAGGTTCCGCTTTGGCCGGTGCAGCTGCTTTAGTCTCTGCCGGAGCAGAATTACGCAGCAGGCGCTGAGATTTACGCTGATGATGCGCATCGTGATAACCGCCAACGTAGCTGTTAATCACGCCGTTGCCTTCATAAATCCAGCACTCGGTCGCCGAGTTATCGACAAATTCCCGGTCGTGGCTTACCAGCATGACGGTGCCCTGATAGCTGTCGATCAGCTCTTCAAGCAGTTCCAGCGTTTCAACATCCAGGTCGTTGGTTGGTTCATCGAGAATCAACAGGTTGCTGGGACGCAGGAACAGTTTTGCCAGCAGCAGGCGGTTACGCTCACCGCCTGACAACGCTTTCACCGGCGTCATGGCGCGTTTAGGATGGAACAGGAAGTCCTGCAGATAGCCGAGCACGTGACGTGAACGACCATTGACCATCACTTCCTGTTTGCCTTCGGCCAGGTTGTCCATCACGGTGCGTTCCGGGTCAAGCTCGGCGCGGTGCTGGTCAAAGTAGGCCACTTCCAGCTTGGTGCCGCAGTGAACACGACCGCTGTCGGCTTCCAACTGGCTCAGCATAAGCTTGAGCAGTGTAGTTTTACCACAGCCGTTCGGGCCAACCAGAGCAATTTTGTCACCGCGCATCACTTGGGCAGAGAAATGGCTCACCAACTGCTTACCGGCCACGCTGTAGTTAACGTCTTCCATCTCAAACACAATTTTGCCGGAGCTAACGGCTTCAACCACCTGCATTTTGGCGGTGCCCATCACTTCACGGCGATCCGAACGCTCTTTACGCAAGGCTTTCAGTGCGCGCACGCGGCCTTCGTTACGGGTACGACGCGCCTTAATGCCTTGACGGATCCACACTTCTTCCTGCGCCAGTTTTTTATCGAACTCGGCGTTCTGCAAGTCTTCAACGCGCAGCGCTTCTTCTTTGCTGGTCAGGTAAAGCTCATAGTTGCCCGGATAAGAGACCAACTTGCCGCGATCAAGGTCAACAATGCGGGTCGCCATATTGCGGATAAACGAACGGTCGTGCGAGATAAAGATAATGCTGCCCTGGAACTCCTTCAGGAACTCTTCCAGCCAGGCAATACTCTCGATGTCGAGGTGGTTTGTCGGTTCATCAAGCAGCAATACCTTTGGCGCACTGACCAGCGCACGGCCAAGTGCCGCTTTACGCAACCAGCCACCGGACAGCGCAGACAGCTCGGTATCGCCGTCCAGACCCAGCTGCAGCAGCACTTCACTGATGCGGCTGTCGAGCTGCCACAGACCCTGGTGGTCGAGGACCTCCATAATCTGTGCCAATTTGTTCAGGTTCTTCTCACTCGGATCGCTTTCAACCAGGTGCGAAATGGCGTGATAGGCTTTCAGATGCTCAGCCTGCTCAAACACCCCTTCCGAAACAAAATCGAACACTGTACCGCCAACGTTGCGCGGGGGATCCTGTTGCAGACGCGCAACAATCAGGTCTTGCTCATAGACGATACGTCCATCATCGAGCGGCACTTCGCGGTTGAGAATTTTCATCAGGGTCGACTTGCCCGCCCCGTTACGCCCAACCAGACAGACGCGCTCGTTAGGTTCGATATGTAATTCGGTGTTGTCTAAAATTGGTGCATCGCTGAAAGACAGCCAAGCACCCGACATGCTGATTAACGACATAGACTTTATTTTTCCTCGCCGGCGTGAGTGATCAGCCAGCAGTTGTGAATTTGGCGGTTACGGGCAAAATCCTGAGACACAGTTTGGCTGGTTATCTCTTTTGCACTGAGGCCGAGCTTGCTCAGACCTTCAGCGTCCATTTGGAATCCGCGTTTATTGTTTGAGAACATAATGGTGCCGTTGCGACGTAAAATACGTTTCAAATCTTTCATCAGCGCCAAGTGATCGCGCTGTACGTCAAAGCTTTCGGCCATACGTTTCGAGTTTGAGAAAGTTGGCGGATCGATAAAGATCACATCAAACTGCTCATCGGCATTGCTCAGCCACGACAGGCAGTCAGCCTGAATCAGGCGATGCTGACGCCCAGTCAAGCCGTTTGCACGCAGGTTTTTCTCCGCCCACTCAAGATAAGTACGCGACATATCTACCGTAGTAGTGCTGCGCGCGCCGCCCAGTCCGGCGTGTACGCTCGCGGTGCCGGTATAGGCGAACAGGTTCAGGAAGTCTTTTCC contains:
- a CDS encoding ABC transporter ATP-binding protein gives rise to the protein MSLISMSGAWLSFSDAPILDNTELHIEPNERVCLVGRNGAGKSTLMKILNREVPLDDGRIVYEQDLIVARLQQDPPRNVGGTVFDFVSEGVFEQAEHLKAYHAISHLVESDPSEKNLNKLAQIMEVLDHQGLWQLDSRISEVLLQLGLDGDTELSALSGGWLRKAALGRALVSAPKVLLLDEPTNHLDIESIAWLEEFLKEFQGSIIFISHDRSFIRNMATRIVDLDRGKLVSYPGNYELYLTSKEEALRVEDLQNAEFDKKLAQEEVWIRQGIKARRTRNEGRVRALKALRKERSDRREVMGTAKMQVVEAVSSGKIVFEMEDVNYSVAGKQLVSHFSAQVMRGDKIALVGPNGCGKTTLLKLMLSQLEADSGRVHCGTKLEVAYFDQHRAELDPERTVMDNLAEGKQEVMVNGRSRHVLGYLQDFLFHPKRAMTPVKALSGGERNRLLLAKLFLRPSNLLILDEPTNDLDVETLELLEELIDSYQGTVMLVSHDREFVDNSATECWIYEGNGVINSYVGGYHDAHHQRKSQRLLRNSAPAETKAAAPAKAEPAKRAAGKMSYNQQRELEQLPLKISELEVLIADLGKQMSDASFFTRPHDETQQVLNALASAELELEQAFERWEALEAQKNG